The Coccidioides posadasii str. Silveira chromosome 2, complete sequence genomic interval GTTAGCCAGCCCTAATCCTCGCCGTGGTAAATCATGGGGGCAAAGGATTCGTGACCGATCCGTCTACTTCCCGGCGCCACTGATCAGTAAAAAAAAACTTCATAATTTACCTAGTTAATTTGCACAGCCAAATACCGAGGAATACACTCTGTTAAGTAGTTTATGGAGAAAAACAGGCTCGTCACTGAGTTCGCACGCCGATGTCCGTAACCCTCGCCGCTGGCTAACCCCAAGCGGCACTGCATCGGCGCAATGGACGCCTTGCGATCACTCCAAACTGCAAGCTTGGTTAAGTAGCGCTTGGGCTTTAACTACCATACAAAATAGAGTGCGGTCGACTAACAACCGGCTCCACCACACTGCATTCCGGCAGGTTTTCCACCCGAGCAAATACATAGGCGCTGGCGAGATTCCGCAACAGCAGCCATCGCATCCACAAATACCAACAAGGTGAGTATCGGGTCCTATGGAATTGATGGCGGATTCAGGTTCCACCCTCTTCTTGTATCTTGGAGCTAGAACTTCTAATTGAGCATAAATGAAATCAGATAAGACACCCGTTGTTGGTACTTCGTACGTGCGTTTCTTGATCCTGGGTAACTAGCTAACTATCGCACGAAAACGGTCTCAAGTTAGGACCCGAGCCTTCTAAAAATACCCAACTTCTTGACCGGTATAAACTAGCCCGTAGCTAGGTATCATACGTTGATGCTATCACACTGATGGTTCTCCATTTGTCCCTGAGCCGGAGATGGACTCCGTAATCAAGGATTGGACGAAGGGTGATGCACCGTTTTAATGCTCAGGCCTGTTCGCAGAGAGGTTTGTAACTAAGCCTGCACCTGTTAACCTTTTGGGGTTTAGCACCGCAGCCTAGCCAAGTCAACAGAACCAAGCCAGACAACGAGCGCGATTCTTCTTTTCCAGTTCTTCATGCATACTTTTTTCGACATTCGGAGTATTTCACCAGAGGTTCTGGTTCTTTCTCCTATTGGTTCGGGCTTTACCTCGTGTGTTGCTCATCTTCATGTTAATACTTCGCTTTTGGCGCGATGAAGAGAGCATATTGATTGCAATCTTGCCCGCAAAGGCACCACACTTTTTGACCGTGTTTCAGCCTAGCTGAGACTGTGATTTCTCTTGGCTGTGCATTGCAAAAAGCACAGCATCTCTACGTTTGTCACTTTTGCTTCAAGCAGGGCCCAGTTCGGACCATTTTCCAAGCTCAGAGGCCTGCGGCACGACCACGGTGGCCCTACGCCCCCGCATCCATGGACCGGGCCAACTGTTTCACACAGCCTCGCTCCCTATTGAACAGAGACTGCCAGGATGAAATGCGAATAAGAGAAATCTTCTATATGTCGTTGGCCATCGGATTCGTTTTCGGGTTTTTGCTTCGGATACTTCGGGTTGTAGACCTCGAGGATCACCGCTGCCAAGGAAGGGTAAACATCATCGTGTCCCGACAGAGAAAATTCATCCAGCAAAGCTGCATCATGATTTGATAGCTGGTTGAGATGATGATATCGCACGTACAAGCATTCCATAGTAACAACATCTACATGATTAAGTTAGGTGGGACAAAGCTGAATCCATATTGGACTATTTAACCTGCGCGATTTCTTTGCCTGTCCTTTGTTCAGTATATTTTGACTCCTGAACCATGTGCTGGAGCATTCTTTTACAAGCCGTTATAGTTTGGATTACTTGAGTCCCTTTCTTGCACCTGAATTCGCTTTTATTTGCCTTTCCGGCCTTCGACAAGGCTCTGCCTGTCTTGATATCCCCCTATTTTCTAAGGTCCGGCAAATTTGAATGTTCATATAGCTACATATATTTACCTAGATCTCGAGGGGACCCCGACATCTAACCGGCAAAATGGAGTCTTCCTGGGACTGTACTCTAGAAACCTGCCCGATTGAATATGCCGTGTTTGGCTACCGTCCGTCGCTTCCAGCAAATATCATTTTCACCGCTCTCTTTGGCCTCTGTGCGCTCACCCAGGTGGCTGAAATGGGCATATTTCGAAGCTATACGTTCTCCATACCTGTTATACTCGGCGGTATATGTGAAGTGGTGGGATACGTGGGGCGTATATTGCTCTACGATAATCCCTTTAGTCAGGATGCCTTTCTTATACAAATATGTTGCCTCACAATCGCACCTGCATTCTATTCAGCCGCGATATATTTCTGCATTGCGGATATTGTTAAACTGCTTGGGCCTGAAGCGTCCCGACTGAAGCCACACCACTACGCTTGGATATTCATACCATGCGACGTGATCAGTTTGATTCTACAGGGTGCCGGAGGAGGGATCGCCAGCGTAGCATCCCAAGAGAACGAAGACCCCACCACTGGGACGAATGTTATGGTCGCCGGACTGGTATTTCAAGTCTTCAGCCTTCTCATGTTCATTCTTCTCACCTTGGAGTTCCTCTGGCGGGTTCGAAACAAGCGACCAAAGAGCATTAGCGACGAAAGTATTAAGGAGAAATCGTCATCGAGACATCAGAAATTCCTGCTTTTTGGAATTCCGTTTGCTCTTGCTATCCTGTGCATCTTTATTCGATGCGCGTTCCGGGTCGCAGAATTGAGCAACGGCTGGACTGGCGAACTGATCAAACACGAAGATACCTTTATCGCGTTAGAAGGAGCGTAAGTTCTTTCACCTAAACCTGAATCCCTTCCGGACGACAACTGATATAGATATTCTCCAGGATGATTGCGGTTTCCGCGGTTGCGCTTAACATTTCACATCCAAAACTCCTTTCGTCCTAGGCGTCGTGTGTTGTTTGTGGGCTTGGAAAATTGGTTTTGTAGCTTTTGCGCTTGACTAGCATGAATGGAATTATGCATACCTGGAGAAAATATAATTAGATGCATTGGTACGAATTTCGAATAGTTTTTCATACGAAAATTCAAAAAGGATGGTAATAATGGCGTTATGGAATGCATGATCTGGACGCTCTAATAATTGCTGGCAATGGCGCTTTTTGTTTTATAGTTGCATGCACGATAACTTGCAAGGCCCGGACCTTGCTGACTCAGCCATAGCGTCACCTCGGGAAGGCCAGACAACTTCAGATGATGCGGAGACTTCTGAAAGAACAATGAAAACTGTGCCTATTACTCCATATCCGTGCATGCTGACAGTTTATCCCATAGGATATAAAGGAATTGTTTCCTGTCCACATGGTGGAATTAAGTTTTACGGAGCAGGATCGCGCGTGTCTGAATCCTTGTGGCCGTAGTTAAGCCCTTCTCCGTCT includes:
- a CDS encoding uncharacterized protein (EggNog:ENOG410PJXJ~COG:S~TransMembrane:7 (o25-44i51-73o85-107i128-152o164-188i214-234o254-271i)~BUSCO:11581at33183), with amino-acid sequence MESSWDCTLETCPIEYAVFGYRPSLPANIIFTALFGLCALTQVAEMGIFRSYTFSIPVILGGICEVVGYVGRILLYDNPFSQDAFLIQICCLTIAPAFYSAAIYFCIADIVKLLGPEASRLKPHHYAWIFIPCDVISLILQGAGGGIASVASQENEDPTTGTNVMVAGLVFQVFSLLMFILLTLEFLWRVRNKRPKSISDESIKEKSSSRHQKFLLFGIPFALAILCIFIRCAFRVAELSNGWTGELIKHEDTFIALEGAMIAVSAVALNISHPKLLSS